Proteins encoded by one window of Gemmatimonadaceae bacterium:
- a CDS encoding protein-L-isoaspartate(D-aspartate) O-methyltransferase — translation MASPVTPQFTGARRRLLDELRAKGINDLAVLRALDLTPRHQFVPSGVRHRAYEDSPLPIGSGQTISQPFVHAMYLQTLKLQGHEKVLEIGTGSGYQTVLLAYLCQHVYSVERVRPLLETARDAITACGVTNVALLCGDGTYGWPEFAPYDAILVGAGAPTIPQPLVDQLAIGGRLIVPVGGREDQRLVEITRTSAGFERRDLSDVRFVPLVGKHGWESA, via the coding sequence GTGGCGTCCCCTGTAACGCCGCAGTTCACCGGGGCGCGCCGGCGGCTGCTCGACGAGCTGCGCGCCAAGGGCATCAACGACCTCGCCGTGCTGCGCGCCCTCGACCTGACACCGCGGCACCAGTTTGTCCCGTCGGGCGTGCGGCATCGGGCGTACGAGGACTCGCCGCTCCCCATCGGCAGCGGCCAGACCATCAGCCAGCCGTTCGTGCACGCGATGTACCTGCAGACGCTGAAGCTGCAGGGACACGAGAAGGTGCTCGAGATCGGCACGGGCTCGGGCTACCAGACCGTGCTGCTCGCCTACTTGTGCCAGCACGTCTACTCCGTGGAACGCGTGCGGCCGCTGCTCGAGACGGCGCGCGACGCGATCACCGCGTGCGGCGTGACGAACGTGGCGCTGCTATGCGGCGATGGCACATACGGCTGGCCGGAGTTTGCGCCGTATGACGCGATCCTGGTGGGAGCCGGCGCGCCGACCATTCCGCAGCCCCTTGTGGACCAGCTCGCCATCGGCGGACGCCTGATTGTTCCCGTTGGCGGACGTGAGGACCAGCGCCTGGTGGAGATCACGCGCACGAGTGCCGGATTCGAACGGCGCGACCTCTCCGACGTGCGCTTCGTGCCGCTGGTGGGCAAGCACGGGTGGGAGTCGGCGTGA